The following are from one region of the Corylus avellana chromosome ca1, CavTom2PMs-1.0 genome:
- the LOC132192227 gene encoding transcription factor TGA3, with translation MSFTSTQLVTSSRMGIYDPFQQISMWEDTFKGDSSPNKGVSTILQVDARLDNKSEFISHESGGPSSTDQEENKPADKVQRRLAQNREAARKSRLRKKAYVQQLETSRLKLAQLEQELHRTRKQGVYTGSALDTSHGGFSANVNSGIVAFEMEYAHWVEEQRKRNFELRNALQAHVSEIELNILVENGLNHYYNLFRMKADAAKADVFYLLSGVWKTSTERFFLWIGGFRPSELLNILLPQLEPLTDQQVVGVRDLQRSSQQAEDALSQGMDKLQQSLSQGIGAQSINAGNYGSQMAAAMLKLEDLEGFVNQADHLRQQTMQQMSRILTTNQVARGLLALGEYFHRLRALSSLWAARPREPA, from the exons ATGAGCTTCACATCAACCCAACTAGTCACCTCAAGCAGGATGGGCATATATGATCCATTCCAACAAATTAGCATGTGGGAAGACACCTTCAAAGGTGATAGTAGCCCAAATAAAGGTGTTTCCACAATTCTACAGGTGGATGCTAGGCTGGACAACAAG TCTGAATTTATTTCTCATGAATCGGGGGGACCCTCCAGTACAgatcaagaagaaaacaagccTGCTGACAAG GTACAGAGACGCCTTGCGCAAAATCGTGAAGCTGCTCGTAAAAGTCGGTTACGGAAAAAG gCTTATGTTCAACAGTTAGAAACAAGCCGTTTGAAGCTGGCACAGCTGGAGCAGGAACTTCATAGAACTAGGAAGCAG GGTGTGTACACTGGCAGTGCCCTAGATACTAGTCATGGAGGTTTTTCTGCAAATGTTAACTCAG GCATTGTTGCATTTGAGATGGAATATGCACACTGGGTTGAAGAGCAACGCAAACGAAATTTTGAACTTAGAAATGCATTGCAAGCTCATGTATCTGAAATAGAACTTAATATACTTGTAGAAAATGGCTTGAACCATTATTACAATCTTTTTCGCATGAAAGCAGATGCTGCAAAGGCCGATGTCTTTTATTTACTGTCCGGGGTGTGGAAAACATCTACAGAACGTTTCTTCCTCTGGATTGGAGGATTTCGCCCGTCAGAGCTTCTAAAT ATCCTCTTGCCACAACTTGAGCCATTGACTGATCAACAAGTTGTGGGAGTACGTGACCTCCAGCGGTCATCTCAGCAAGCGGAAGATGCCCTTTCACAAGGAATGGATAAACTCCAGCAGAGTCTGTCCCAGGGCATAGGAGCTCAATCAATAAATGCAGGAAATTATGGGTCTCAGATGGCTGCCGCAATGCTTAAGTTGGAAGATCTTGAGGGATTTGTGAACCAG GCAGACCACCTTCGGCAACAAACTATGCAGCAAATGTCTCGCATCCTAACAACCAACCAAGTAGCTCGTGGCTTGCTCGCCTTGGGGGAGTATTTCCACCGTCTCCGTGCTCTCAGTTCGCTTTGGGCTGCTCGTCCTCGTGAACCTGCCTAG
- the LOC132167421 gene encoding ABSCISIC ACID-INSENSITIVE 5-like protein 6, with the protein MVYPNKAQDPQFPPLLARQGSLCNLTFDEAQTHLGNHVGKPLNNMLLDELLRNIICVEEGQYSSSSSSASFFLGNLNLNGTLSNKTVDEVWKDIVNEMDIQKSTLGETTLEEFLVRAGVVNPRPMMGIDPMAVVVSQQADSLQFQQITELDSNFVFCDQSVYENPVLDIGYSDNQLGMSVPMPAISSTSSGSQVAADRKRRCSDEMMEKTIDRRQKRMIKNRESAARSRARKQAYTNQLEHEVFHLRKTNSLLKKQKEMDILLSSNPTSMPRYQLRRTSSGSF; encoded by the exons ATGGTGTACCCAAACAAAGCTCAGGACCCACAATTTCCACCTCTTCTGGCCAGACAAGGCTCACTGTGTAATCTTACCTTCGATGAGGCCCAAACCCATCTGGGAAATCATGTAGGCAAACCTTTGAATAATATGCTGTTGGATGAGTTACTAAGGAATATCATCTGCGTCGAAGAAGGCCAGTACTCTTCTTCCTCATCCTCTGCTTCATTCTTTCTTGGGAATCTTAATTTGAACGGAACTTTGAGTAATAAGACGGTCGATGAGGTGTGGAAGGACATTGTGAATGAGATGGACATCCAAAAATCAACTCTCGGAGAAACTACCCTCGAGGAGTTTCTGGTTCGAGCCGGTGTTGTTAATCCTCGGCCGATGATGGGGATTGATCCGATGGCCGTCGTGGTGTCTCAGCAGGCAGATTCGTTGCAGTTTCAGCAGATCACAGAGCTGGATTCAAATTTCGTTTTTTGTGATCAATCAGTGTACGAGAACCCAGTGTTGGATATTGGCTACTCCGACAACCAACTGGGTATGTCAGTGCCGATGCCGGCAATATCATCGACGTCTTCAGGTTCTCAGGTAGCCGCCGATAGGAAGCGCAGATGCTCCGATGAGATGATGGAGAAAACTATTGACAGGAGGCAGAAGAGAATGATCAAGAACCGTGAGTCAGCTGCCAGGTCAAGGGCAAGGAAGCAG GCTTATACCAACCAGTTGGAGCATGAAGTGTTTCACCTAAGGAAAACAAATAGCTTGCTCAAAAAGCAGAAG GAAATGGATATCCTCTTGTCTTCAAATCCAACTTCCATGCCCAGATACCAATTGCGACGGACCAGCTCGGGCTCCTTCTAG
- the LOC132165466 gene encoding uncharacterized protein LOC132165466 has protein sequence MSNLRTICRPHAAFFSSLVCCRQRARARASFRNPNYKPRFSSPSSFAPWFESLGSNGTEPWFRGSQRRTLVRASKWSDQKSPYDTLELEGDADEEQIKFAYRRLAKFYHPDVYDGRGTLEEGETAETRFIKIQAAYELLIDEEKRRNYDMDNRVNPMKASQAWMEWLMKKRKAFDQRGDMAIQAWAEQQQRELNLRARRLSRSKVDPEEERRILAKEKKASQEYYSNTLRRHTLVLKKRDLMRKKAEEEKKKVISRLLAAEGLELDADGDDEAL, from the exons ATGAGCAATCTGAGGACAATCTGTAGGCCACACGCggccttcttctcctccttggTGTGTTGCAGGCAGCGAGCTCGAGCTAGGGCTTCATTTCGAAACCCTAACTACAAGCCTCGCTTCTCCTCGCCGTCTTCGTTCGCTCCCTGGTTCGAGTCCTTGGGTTCGAATGGGACTGAGCCGTGGTTCCGTGGGAGCCAGAGGAGGACACTGGTTCGGGCGTCCAAATGGTCCGATCAGAAATCCCCCTACGACACTCTTG AGTTAGAAGGAGATGCTGATGAAGAGCAGATAAAGTTTGCTTACAGACGCTTGGCCAAATTCTATCATCCAGATG TGTATGACGGTAGAGGGACTCTTGAGGAAGGGGAAACGGCTGAAACTAGGTTTATTAAGATTCAAGCTGCTTATGAATTGCTCATAGATGAGGAGAAGCGGAGGAACTATGATATGGACAACCGAGTCAACCCAATGAAA GCATCTCAAGCATGGATGGAGTGGCttatgaaaaagagaaaagcttTTGATCAGCGGGGTGATATGGCCATTCAAGCGTGGGCTGAGCAGCAGCAACGTGAGCTGAATCTCCGTGCTCGTCGTCTTTCGCGTTCAAAG GTTGATCCTGAAGAAGAAAGGAGAATCCTCgctaaagaaaaaaaggcatCCCAGGAGTATTACTCCAACACCCTTAGGCGGCATACACTTGTCTTGAAGAAAAGGGACTTGATGCGAAAGAAAGcagaggaagagaagaaaaaggttATCAGTCGGCTTTTAGCTGCCGAGGGCCTTGAGCTTGACGCAGACGGTGATGACGAGGCACTGTAG